From a single Sphingosinicellaceae bacterium genomic region:
- a CDS encoding hydantoinase B/oxoprolinase family protein, whose product MPDTLATGWEFWIDRGGTFTDIVARRPDGRLVTHKLLSNSPGGAGDAAVAGIRAVLGLAEGAPLPPGLVAGVRMGTTVATNALLERQGAPTALAITRGFGDALRIGHQARPRLFDLDIRLPTPLYEHVVEIDERMGEGGEVVRSLDEAAALAGLRAARAAGCEAVAIVLMHGWRFTGHEAQLAELAREAGFTQVSVSHEVAPLVKLVPRGDTAVADAYLSPVLRRYVEGVARELGDVPLLFMQSNGGLTGAAGFRGKDAVLSGPAGGIIGMVETGRAAGYDRLIGFDMGGTSTDVSHYSGHFERTHETEVAGVRLRAPMLAIHTVAAGGGSICCLDGERLRVGPESAGAVPGPAAYGNGGPLTVTDCNVLLGRLSPDYFPALFGSDGRQPLDVAAVRTGFDMLAASTGLAPEALAEGFLAIAVEHMARAIRRISVARGHDIATHVLACFGGAGGQHACRVAAALGMTRILIHPLAGVLSAYGIGAAAVRAVRVASIEAVLDCNGLDAVVERLEEVARAELDAQGVPLRAVRIEARAGIKYAGTDSAIEVPLGLPEAMRVAFADAHRARFSFVAEAGLVIETLTVEAVGETLGSAATLDVPEGPPRILGQASFGPVFDRASLPARFVASGPAIIVDASGTTVVEPGWRVEVDSLGNLVLSLGQGVAPAVSADAVVDPIRLELFANRFMGLAEEMGVALQTTAYSVNIKERLDFSCALFDARGQLIANAPHMPVHLGSMGDSIRAVVDGAGTLRRGDVWMLNAPFNGGTHLPDITVVMPVFDGDETSPAWFVAARGHHADVGGITPGSMPPGSRCLADEGVLFDTVRLVDCGVFREADIRARLGEGSHPARNPDQNIGDLKAQVAACARGAAELAAAVAEHGRATIDAYMAHVLDNAEAAVRRVIDRLDDGDFAYPMDNGAVVRVAVRIDRETRAATVDFTGTSGQRDDNFNAPRSVTRAAVLYAFRCLVGDDIPLNDGCLRPVTLIIPEGSMLSPGRDAAVVAGNVETSQVVTDGLFGALGACAASQGTMNNFTFGDATRQYYETVAGGAGAGPGFDGASAVQTHMTNSRLTDPEVLEARFPVRVESFAVRAGSGGAGARQGGDGVVRHVRALEPLTAGILSNRRLVPPFGLAGGADGAPGRNRVERVGGVVEELGATATVELAARDVFVIETPGGGGYGRP is encoded by the coding sequence ATGCCTGACACGCTTGCGACCGGCTGGGAGTTCTGGATCGACCGCGGCGGCACCTTTACCGACATCGTCGCGCGCCGCCCTGACGGACGCCTGGTCACCCACAAATTGCTGTCGAATTCGCCGGGCGGTGCGGGGGACGCCGCGGTGGCGGGCATCCGTGCTGTCCTCGGCCTCGCCGAAGGTGCCCCGCTGCCGCCCGGCCTCGTTGCGGGCGTGCGGATGGGCACGACGGTCGCGACCAATGCGCTGCTCGAGCGGCAAGGCGCGCCGACCGCGCTGGCGATCACCCGCGGCTTCGGCGACGCTCTGCGGATCGGACACCAGGCCCGGCCCCGGCTGTTCGACCTCGATATCCGGTTGCCCACGCCGCTGTACGAGCATGTCGTCGAGATCGACGAGCGGATGGGTGAGGGCGGTGAGGTCGTCCGCTCCCTCGACGAGGCCGCCGCATTGGCAGGGCTGCGCGCCGCCCGCGCCGCCGGTTGCGAGGCCGTCGCCATCGTCCTGATGCACGGGTGGCGCTTCACCGGACACGAGGCGCAATTGGCCGAACTGGCGCGCGAGGCGGGGTTCACCCAAGTCTCGGTCAGCCACGAGGTCGCGCCGCTGGTCAAGCTCGTGCCGCGTGGGGACACTGCCGTCGCCGACGCCTATTTGTCGCCGGTGCTGCGCCGCTACGTCGAGGGCGTTGCGCGCGAACTCGGCGATGTGCCGTTGCTGTTCATGCAGTCGAACGGCGGGCTGACCGGAGCCGCGGGCTTTCGCGGCAAGGACGCCGTCCTGTCGGGACCGGCTGGCGGTATCATCGGCATGGTCGAGACCGGGCGCGCCGCGGGCTACGACCGGCTGATCGGCTTCGACATGGGCGGCACCTCGACCGATGTCTCGCACTACTCCGGGCACTTCGAGCGCACCCATGAGACCGAGGTGGCGGGCGTCCGCCTGCGCGCCCCGATGCTGGCGATCCACACGGTGGCAGCCGGCGGCGGCTCGATCTGCTGCTTGGATGGCGAGCGCCTGCGCGTCGGCCCGGAGTCGGCGGGCGCGGTGCCGGGACCGGCGGCCTATGGCAACGGCGGGCCGCTGACGGTCACTGACTGCAACGTCCTGCTGGGGCGGCTCAGCCCTGATTATTTCCCGGCACTGTTCGGGTCCGACGGTCGCCAGCCGCTCGACGTCGCTGCGGTTCGCACCGGGTTCGACATGCTCGCGGCGAGCACCGGCCTCGCTCCCGAGGCACTGGCGGAGGGCTTTCTCGCCATCGCCGTCGAGCACATGGCGCGTGCGATCCGCCGCATCTCGGTCGCCAGGGGGCACGACATCGCGACCCACGTCCTCGCCTGCTTCGGTGGTGCGGGCGGACAGCACGCCTGCCGGGTCGCGGCGGCGCTCGGCATGACCCGCATCCTGATCCACCCGCTCGCCGGCGTCCTGTCGGCGTACGGGATCGGCGCAGCCGCAGTGCGCGCGGTGCGGGTCGCGAGCATCGAGGCAGTGCTTGATTGCAATGGGTTGGACGCCGTCGTTGAACGGCTGGAGGAAGTCGCGCGTGCCGAGCTTGATGCACAAGGCGTGCCCCTGCGTGCCGTCCGGATCGAGGCACGCGCCGGGATCAAGTACGCTGGCACGGACAGCGCAATCGAGGTGCCGCTCGGACTTCCTGAGGCGATGCGAGTGGCCTTCGCTGACGCCCACCGCGCGCGCTTCAGCTTCGTCGCCGAGGCTGGCCTGGTGATCGAAACACTGACCGTCGAGGCGGTGGGCGAGACACTGGGGTCGGCGGCCACGCTCGACGTGCCCGAAGGTCCGCCCCGCATCCTCGGGCAGGCGAGTTTCGGCCCGGTGTTCGACCGCGCCTCGCTGCCCGCTAGGTTTGTCGCCAGCGGACCGGCAATCATCGTTGACGCGAGCGGCACCACCGTCGTCGAGCCGGGCTGGCGGGTCGAGGTCGATTCGCTCGGCAACCTCGTGCTGTCCCTGGGCCAAGGTGTCGCGCCGGCCGTTTCTGCAGACGCGGTCGTCGACCCTATTCGCCTCGAGCTGTTCGCTAACCGTTTCATGGGCTTGGCAGAGGAGATGGGGGTAGCGCTTCAGACCACGGCTTACTCGGTGAACATCAAGGAACGCCTCGATTTCTCGTGCGCGCTATTCGATGCGCGTGGTCAGTTGATCGCCAACGCGCCGCACATGCCGGTCCATCTCGGTTCGATGGGCGACAGCATCCGCGCCGTCGTCGACGGTGCCGGCACCCTTCGGCGCGGCGACGTATGGATGCTCAATGCCCCCTTCAACGGTGGCACGCATCTACCTGATATTACTGTTGTCATGCCGGTGTTCGATGGCGATGAAACTAGTCCGGCGTGGTTCGTCGCGGCACGCGGCCACCATGCCGACGTCGGCGGCATCACGCCGGGCTCGATGCCGCCGGGCAGCCGCTGCCTCGCCGACGAGGGCGTGCTGTTCGACACCGTCCGGCTGGTCGACTGTGGCGTGTTCCGCGAGGCGGATATTCGCGCCCGCCTTGGCGAAGGCTCCCACCCGGCACGCAATCCTGACCAGAACATCGGCGACCTGAAGGCGCAGGTGGCGGCGTGTGCGCGCGGTGCCGCTGAGCTCGCCGCCGCCGTCGCCGAGCATGGCCGCGCGACGATCGATGCGTACATGGCGCATGTCCTCGACAACGCCGAAGCCGCCGTTCGCCGCGTCATCGACCGGCTCGACGACGGCGACTTCGCCTACCCGATGGACAATGGGGCGGTCGTCCGGGTCGCGGTCCGCATCGACCGCGAGACGCGTGCCGCGACGGTCGACTTCACCGGCACGTCCGGCCAGCGCGACGACAATTTCAACGCGCCGCGCTCGGTGACACGGGCGGCGGTGCTCTATGCTTTCCGCTGCCTCGTCGGCGACGACATCCCCTTGAACGACGGCTGCCTGAGGCCGGTGACATTGATCATCCCCGAAGGCTCGATGCTCAGCCCGGGTCGCGACGCAGCGGTGGTCGCGGGCAATGTCGAAACCAGCCAGGTCGTCACCGACGGTCTGTTCGGCGCGCTCGGGGCCTGCGCCGCGAGCCAGGGCACGATGAACAACTTCACCTTTGGCGATGCTACGCGCCAGTATTACGAGACCGTCGCGGGCGGTGCCGGGGCGGGCCCGGGCTTCGACGGAGCGAGCGCGGTGCAGACCCATATGACCAACAGCCGCCTGACCGATCCCGAAGTGCTCGAGGCCCGGTTCCCCGTTCGCGTCGAGAGCTTCGCCGTGCGCGCCGGGTCGGGCGGGGCAGGGGCGCGCCAGGGCGGCGACGGCGTCGTCCGCCACGTCCGCGCGCTTGAGCCGCTGACCGCGGGTATCCTGTCGAACCGCCGGCTGGTGCCGCCGTTCGGGCTGGCGGGCGGCGCGGACGGCGCGCCGGGCCGGAACCGGGTCGAGCGCGTGGGCGGGGTGGTCGAAGAGCTTGGGGCGACCGCGACGGTCGAACTCGCGGCGAGGGATGTGTTCGTGATCGAGACGCCGGGCGGGGGCGGCTACGGCAGGCCCTAG
- a CDS encoding MdtA/MuxA family multidrug efflux RND transporter periplasmic adaptor subunit — MADDRVYAPPRRRAVSIIAVLLAIAGGVAFIWWLTHRAPADGAGGPGSGGGPGGGRRQPSTVGIFKVVTADVPLTVDALGTVTPPVTATVRTRISGTLDKVLFTEGQEVRVGQLLAQVDPRPYKLALTQAQGNLARDQAQAKSAQVDLDRYKTLLQQDSIARQQVDTQAALVGQLAGTIATDRAAVGTAELNLAYTRVTAPVSGRVGLRQVDVGNYVTPGDTNGVVILTQVHPIDVVFTLPEAQLARVAAGARKGGLPVAALDRGGQNVLAQGRFATFDNRVDTTTGTVKAKARFTNTDNALFPNQFVNVRVTYDVLQGATVVPTTAIRNGPQGSFVYVVKDRTAELRTVNVGPAIGDRVAVMSGLKVGETVVTEGADRLTDGGKVVLPGDKPAFGAAGAGKGAAGAGGRRHRRSAE, encoded by the coding sequence ATGGCCGACGACCGCGTATACGCTCCGCCGCGCCGCCGTGCCGTGTCGATCATTGCCGTCCTGCTCGCCATCGCGGGCGGCGTCGCCTTTATCTGGTGGCTCACCCACCGTGCGCCCGCCGACGGCGCTGGCGGCCCGGGCAGCGGTGGTGGCCCTGGCGGTGGACGCCGGCAGCCCTCCACGGTCGGCATCTTCAAGGTCGTCACCGCCGACGTGCCGCTGACCGTCGACGCGCTCGGCACGGTTACCCCGCCGGTCACCGCGACGGTGCGGACCCGCATCTCGGGCACGCTCGACAAGGTGCTGTTCACCGAAGGGCAGGAGGTTCGCGTCGGGCAGTTGCTCGCGCAGGTCGACCCCCGACCCTACAAGCTCGCCCTCACGCAGGCGCAGGGTAACCTGGCGCGCGACCAGGCGCAGGCGAAGTCGGCGCAGGTCGACCTCGACCGCTACAAGACGCTGCTCCAGCAGGATTCGATCGCGCGCCAGCAGGTGGATACCCAGGCGGCGCTGGTCGGCCAGCTGGCGGGTACGATCGCCACCGACCGGGCCGCGGTCGGTACGGCGGAGCTCAACCTCGCCTACACCCGCGTCACCGCGCCGGTGTCGGGCCGGGTCGGGTTGCGGCAGGTCGATGTCGGCAACTATGTGACGCCGGGCGACACCAACGGCGTCGTCATCCTGACCCAGGTCCACCCGATCGACGTCGTCTTCACCCTGCCTGAAGCGCAGCTTGCCCGGGTCGCGGCGGGCGCACGCAAGGGCGGGCTTCCGGTCGCAGCGCTCGACCGCGGCGGGCAGAACGTGCTCGCGCAGGGCCGGTTCGCGACCTTCGACAACCGCGTCGACACGACCACCGGCACGGTCAAGGCCAAGGCCCGCTTCACCAACACCGACAACGCCTTGTTCCCCAACCAGTTCGTCAACGTCCGCGTCACCTACGACGTTCTTCAGGGCGCGACCGTGGTTCCGACCACCGCGATCCGCAACGGGCCGCAGGGCAGCTTCGTCTATGTCGTCAAGGACCGCACCGCCGAGCTTCGTACGGTCAACGTCGGCCCGGCGATCGGCGACCGGGTCGCGGTCATGTCCGGGCTGAAGGTCGGCGAAACCGTTGTCACCGAAGGCGCCGACCGCCTGACCGACGGCG
- a CDS encoding DUF2891 domain-containing protein produces MAARFMRIALGHVAREYPHKLDHVLAEDGDARTPRDLHPVFFGSFDWHSCVHGWWTLLTLARLYPGLPEAARVRDLAIATFTRENIEGELTYLARPGAAGFERPYGWAWLLTLHAEAARHHQPWARALDPLAAAFAVRFADWLPRATYPIRSGAHGNTAFALIHAHAWASEYHADLALALSAKARDWYGRDRAADPHEPDGDAFLSPLLTEAHCMQRLLPPGEFEPWFAELLPRLNDGEPAVLFEPAHVSDRSDGKIAHLDGLNLSRAWSWRALGRGLPLGHIVHGAAERHLAAAMPHVAGDYMGEHWLASFALLALLPDSP; encoded by the coding sequence ATGGCGGCGCGCTTCATGCGCATCGCGCTCGGCCACGTCGCGCGCGAGTACCCGCACAAGCTCGACCACGTGCTCGCCGAGGATGGCGATGCGCGCACGCCACGCGACCTCCACCCGGTGTTTTTCGGTAGCTTCGACTGGCACAGCTGCGTCCACGGCTGGTGGACCCTGCTGACGCTGGCGCGGTTGTACCCCGGCCTGCCGGAGGCGGCGCGCGTCCGCGACCTCGCCATCGCGACCTTCACCCGAGAGAACATCGAGGGCGAGCTAACGTATCTGGCGCGACCCGGCGCGGCGGGGTTCGAGCGGCCCTATGGCTGGGCCTGGCTGCTGACCCTCCATGCCGAGGCGGCGCGCCATCACCAGCCGTGGGCCCGCGCGCTCGACCCGCTGGCAGCGGCGTTTGCGGTTCGGTTCGCCGACTGGCTACCGCGCGCCACTTACCCGATCCGCAGCGGTGCGCACGGCAACACCGCGTTCGCGCTGATCCACGCCCATGCCTGGGCGTCCGAGTATCACGCCGATCTTGCCCTCGCATTGTCCGCGAAGGCGCGCGACTGGTACGGTCGTGACCGCGCCGCCGATCCGCACGAACCGGACGGCGATGCCTTCCTGTCGCCGCTGCTGACCGAGGCGCACTGCATGCAGCGACTGCTCCCGCCCGGCGAATTCGAGCCGTGGTTCGCCGAACTGCTGCCGCGCCTCAACGACGGCGAGCCGGCGGTGCTGTTCGAGCCCGCCCATGTCAGCGACCGCAGCGACGGCAAGATCGCGCACCTCGACGGGCTCAATCTCAGCCGCGCGTGGAGCTGGCGCGCGCTCGGGCGGGGGCTGCCGCTCGGGCATATCGTCCACGGTGCCGCCGAGCGCCACCTCGCCGCCGCGATGCCCCACGTCGCTGGCGACTATATGGGGGAACATTGGCTGGCGAGCTTCGCTCTGCTGGCGCTACTGCCCGATAGTCCGTAG
- a CDS encoding DUF979 domain-containing protein: MITLTFAYILAGLMFAAFAVLGLFDKRPLNAGFHGLIALSFLAGDRLGDAGNGVLVLGLVGLGGGLRRSDPATTTPAERTATAARLGNRLFLPALIVPAAALLGTLLLKDSGLVDPKQVTLIALAAGVMIALVAIGAWLRPPLLAPLQEGRRLIDAVGWACVLPQLLASLGAVFAVAGVGALVGQGASAVIPDASRLAAVLAYTGGMALFTMIMGNAFAAFPVMTAAVALPLLIHQQHGDPAVICAIGMLSGFCGTLLTPMAANYNIVPATLLDLDDRMGVIRAQAPTALPLLVVNTALMYFLAFR, translated from the coding sequence ATGATCACGCTGACCTTCGCCTACATTCTTGCGGGCCTGATGTTCGCGGCGTTCGCGGTCCTCGGCCTGTTCGACAAGCGGCCCCTCAATGCCGGCTTCCACGGGCTGATCGCGCTGAGCTTCCTCGCGGGCGACCGCCTCGGCGATGCGGGCAATGGCGTGTTGGTGCTTGGCCTGGTCGGCCTGGGCGGCGGGCTCAGGCGCAGCGACCCGGCGACGACCACGCCTGCCGAACGCACCGCTACCGCCGCGCGCCTCGGTAACCGGTTGTTCCTGCCCGCGCTGATCGTCCCCGCCGCGGCCCTGCTCGGGACGCTGTTGCTCAAGGATTCAGGCCTCGTCGACCCCAAGCAGGTGACCCTGATCGCGCTCGCCGCGGGAGTGATGATCGCCCTTGTCGCAATCGGGGCGTGGCTGCGGCCGCCGCTGCTCGCGCCGCTGCAGGAAGGCCGCCGGCTGATCGACGCGGTCGGCTGGGCGTGCGTGCTGCCGCAGTTGCTTGCCAGCCTCGGTGCGGTATTCGCCGTCGCGGGCGTAGGCGCGCTGGTCGGGCAGGGCGCGAGCGCGGTCATCCCCGATGCCAGTCGGCTGGCCGCTGTCCTCGCCTACACCGGCGGCATGGCGTTGTTCACGATGATCATGGGCAACGCCTTCGCGGCATTCCCGGTGATGACCGCGGCGGTCGCACTGCCGTTGCTGATCCACCAGCAGCACGGCGACCCGGCGGTGATCTGTGCCATCGGCATGCTGTCGGGATTTTGCGGCACGCTGCTGACGCCGATGGCGGCGAACTACAACATCGTGCCCGCGACCTTGCTCGACCTCGACGACCGCATGGGGGTGATCCGGGCGCAGGCTCCGACCGCGCTGCCGCTGCTCGTGGTCAACACCGCGCTGATGTACTTCCTGGCGTTCCGGTGA
- a CDS encoding DUF969 domain-containing protein has translation MLALSGIAVIVAGFALRANPLLVVALAAAASGLGAGMSPLAVLAAFGKAFNDNRYVTLVWVVLPVIGLLERSGLQERARTLIEGIRGATVGRLLLVYMVFRQITAALGLIAIAGHAQTVRPLVAPMAEAAAAQQGVSDEPGRQRIKALAAATDNIGVFFGEDIFLAIASILLIKAFLEANGIVLAPLALSVWAIPTAVAALLIHGGRLLWLDRTLRRRAAAA, from the coding sequence TTGCTGGCGTTGTCGGGCATTGCGGTGATTGTCGCGGGCTTCGCGCTACGGGCGAACCCTTTGCTGGTGGTTGCGCTGGCGGCGGCGGCGAGCGGGCTCGGGGCGGGGATGTCGCCGTTGGCGGTGCTGGCCGCCTTCGGCAAGGCGTTCAACGACAACCGCTACGTCACCCTCGTGTGGGTCGTGCTGCCAGTGATCGGGCTGCTCGAGCGGTCCGGGCTGCAGGAGCGGGCGCGAACCCTGATCGAGGGCATCCGCGGCGCCACGGTGGGTCGGCTGCTGCTGGTCTACATGGTGTTCCGGCAGATCACCGCGGCACTCGGCCTGATCGCGATCGCCGGCCATGCGCAGACCGTCCGTCCGCTGGTCGCTCCGATGGCGGAGGCGGCGGCGGCGCAACAGGGCGTCAGCGACGAGCCCGGGCGGCAGCGTATCAAGGCGCTGGCGGCGGCGACCGACAACATCGGGGTCTTCTTCGGTGAGGACATCTTCCTCGCCATCGCCTCGATCCTGCTGATCAAGGCCTTCCTCGAGGCGAACGGCATCGTGCTCGCCCCGCTGGCGTTGTCGGTGTGGGCGATCCCGACGGCGGTGGCGGCGCTGCTGATCCACGGCGGGCGGCTGCTGTGGCTGGATCGGACGCTGCGGCGTCGGGCTGCTGCCGCATGA